Proteins encoded in a region of the Lepeophtheirus salmonis chromosome 6, UVic_Lsal_1.4, whole genome shotgun sequence genome:
- the LOC121119792 gene encoding phenoloxidase-activating factor 2, whose product MKLASCFLLLSVGLLANGKPQGYGAVIDLGPVVGENPNLIDDVFGGSGGKGISDGGFIQNNSPVKTEPSYGDGGSHVNEIVDTSYEECAYYADQDYKCVPYYTCEDGEIVTDGGGLIDIRSSFAAVLDPASSKCPGYLEVCCRHPDFSTNAPQTTTPEPVTQPPKPRSYVPECGRRNVGGIGVRIQNNKYKGSTQFGEWPHMCALLEVLKGAYGEDINKYACGASLIAPGVILTGAHCVDKIPKENILIRCGEWDTQKEIEPSQHQDRFVEDVKIHPQFNPKNLKNDFALLFMEEDFKLAPHIDTICLPDNLDGIGSYDKNDCFATGWGKDKFGKLGEYQVIMKQVQMDMVNSNECENKLRRTRLGEDFKLDRSFVCAGGEKDRDTCKGDGGGPLVCPLHKEGNNDGYGVVQEPKYVQAGIIAWGIDCGVEGNPGVYANVADGLCFIHWATQCQTGIPKYFNITGCENWAPQQIESLKYDIHEQQKKLDYITKDGSGTPSNLRNLNRRIKQTERVLKKFEDEHSICIAASNYLEINQVTIDEVGRNEGDVGVDGFGSSNSIHSNQDSSFQDSAIVDQNTFGGGYEVEPSVENNVPSGY is encoded by the exons ATGAAACTAGCATCTTGTTTTCTATTATTATCAGTTGGCTTATTAGCTAATGGAAAACCACAAGGGTATGGAGCGGTCATTGACCTAGGACCTGTAGTTGGAGAAAATCCAAATCTCATTGATGACGTTTTTGGAGGAAGTGGCGGAAAAGGAATTTCAGATGGaggttttattcaaaataatagtcCAGTTAAAACTGAGCCAAGTTACGGTGATGGAGGATCTCACGTCAATGAGATAGTGGATACCTCCTATGAAGAATGTGCCTACTATGCAGATCAAGACTACAAATGTGTTCCCTACTACACCTGTGAAGATGGAGAGATTGTAACAGATGGAGGTGGACTCATTGATATCCGTTCATCTTTTGCCGCCGTTCTTGATCCTGCTTCTTCCAAATGTCCTGGATACCTTGAAGTATGCTGTCGTCATCCCGACTTTAGTACAAATGCACCTCAAACCACTACTCCCGAACCAGTGACTCAGCCACCAAAACCAAGATCCTATGTTCCTGAATGTGGAAGAAGGAACGTTGGAGGTATTGGAGTAcgaattcaaaataataaatacaaggGAAGTACTCAATTCGGTGAATGGCCTCATATGTGTGCTTTATTGGAAGTCCTAAAAGGAGCTTATGGTGAAGATATCAACAAATATGCTTGTGGAGCATCCCTCATTGCTCCTGGAGTGATCTTAACTGGAGCTCATTGTGTTga taaaatccccaaggaaaatattttaatcagatGCGGTGAATGGGATACACAAAAAGAAATTGAGCCCAGTCAACATCAAGACCGATTTGTTGAAGATGTGAAAATCCATCCTCAATTCAACCCTAAGAATTTAAAGAACGACTTTGCTCTTCTTTTTATGGAAGAAGACTTTAAGTTGGCTCCTCATATTGACACCATTTGCCTACCAGACAACCTTGATGGTATTGGAAGCTACGATAAAAATGATTGCTTTGCCACTGGCTGGGGCAAggacaaatttggaaaattggGTGAATATCAAGTTATCATGAAACAAGTTCAAATGGACATGGTGAACTCAAATGAGTGTGagaataaattaagaagaaCCCGACTTGGAGAAGACTTTAAATTGGACAGATCCTTTGTTTGTGCCGGAGGAGAAAAGGACAGAGATACCTGTAAGGGTGATGGAGGTGGTCCCCTTGTCTGCCCATTACATAAAGAGGGAAACAATGATGGCTATGGTGTTGTCCAAGAACCTAAATATGTTCAAGCTGGTATTATTGCCTGGGGTATAGACTGTGGTGTGGAAGGTAATCCTGGAGTATATGCCAATGTTGCCGATGGTCTCTGTTTCATTCACTGGGCTACTCAATGCCAAACTGGAATTCCTAAATACTTTAACATCACTGGATGTGAAAACTGGGCTCCTCAACAAATTGAATCCCTTAAGTATGACATTCACGAGCAACAAAAGAAATTAGATTATATCACAAAAGACGGAAGCGGAACCCCATCCAACCTTAGAAACCTCAACCGTAGAATCAAACAAACTGAAAGAGTTTTGAAGAAGTTTGAAGATGAACATTCAATTTGTATTGCTGcttcaaattatttagaaattaatcAAGTAACTATTGATGAAGTTGGAAGAAATGAAGGCGATGTTGGTGTTGATGGTTTTGGATCATCAAACAGTATTCACTCCAATCAAGATAGTTCATTTCAAGACAGTGCCATTGTAGATCAAAATACGTTTGGTGGTGGTTACGAAGTAGAACCTTCTGTTGAAAATAATGTTCCCTCAGgatattag